A region from the Eublepharis macularius isolate TG4126 chromosome 13, MPM_Emac_v1.0, whole genome shotgun sequence genome encodes:
- the DGCR6 gene encoding protein DGCR6, producing MERFRTGYAGEEAEAPGGDQQARQQARHYQLLSDLQALVKGLPSSSQQRLSYTILSDLALALIDGTVFDIVQGLLEIQHLTEKNLYNQRLKLHHEHRVLKQEMFHKHKEAQQCCKPHNMLLLKAAQQKELEAMELRIHEEQHMMDEKIVLELDQKVIDQQSTLEKAGVSGFYVTTNPQELTLQMNLLELIQKLQQKESLPRRPFT from the exons ATGGAGCGGTTCAGAACGGGCTACGCCGGCGAGGAAGCCGAGGCCCCTGGCGGCGACCAGCAAGCCCGACAGCAGGCGCGCCATTACCAGTTGCTCTCCGACCTGCAGGCCCTCGTCAAGGGCTTGCCCAG CTCCTCCCAGCAGCGATTGTCCTATACCATCCTCAGTGATCTGGCTTTGGCTCTAATCGACGGGACAGTCTTCGACATTGTCCAAGGCTTGCTTGAGATCCAGCACCTGACAGAGAAAAACCTCTACAACCAGCGGCTCAAGTTGCATCATGAACACCGAG TGCTCAAGCAGGAAATGTTTCATAAGCACAAGGAAGCGCAGCAGTGTTGCAAGCCTCACAACATGTTGCTTCTCAAAGCTGCTCAGCAGAAGGAACTAGAG GCCATGGAGCTCCGAATTCATGAGGAGCAGCACATGATGGATGAGAAAATTGTCCTGGAACTGGATCAAAAAGTCATTGACCAGCAGAGCACTTTGGAGAAGGCTGGTGTATCTGGGTTTTATGTCACAACAAACCCACAG gaaCTCACACTCCAAATGAACCTGCTGGAACTAATTCAAAAGCTACAGCAAAAGGAATCTCTGCCAAGGAGGCCTTTCACTTGA